gggcacagacacaggcagagggagaagcaggctccatgcagggagcccgatgtgggactcgatccaggtctccaggatcacgccctgggggcgctaaaccactgagctacccagactgCCAGTtactagcttttatttttattttatttttttttaatttttatttatttatttattatagtcacacacagagagagagagaggcagagacataggcagagggagaagcaggctccatgcaccaggagcccgacgtgggattcgatcccgggtctccaggatcgcgccctgggccaaaggcaggcgctaaactgctgcgccacccagggatccccagttactAGCTTTTATATCAAGAATAGAGATCTCAGTTCAAGTGAATGCCTAGCTTTGTgctagttgggggggggggggtgtaaagtggtatctgcAGTTTTATTTGACCACTGAGGCTTCATGGGAACAGAGTTGATACAGCCTAATAAGCAAAATAGTGACCTTACTATCATCATGTGACAGTTGTACATTAGAAATGCAGTTAGGGCTGGGGCAAGTCAGCATTTGAGACAAAGTAAATAATACCAAAAAATGTAGACAAAATTGGCAATTctttcaaatccttttttaaatcattaactaCAATTTTAACTTTATCAAGAATACATTTTAGTGCagccctctgtgtgtgtgtgtgtgtgtgtgtgtctcatgaataaatttttaaaaattttttttagaagaatacattttaaatttgagttcTTGAGAATCTGCATGGtagttcttatttttgttttgtttttgtttctaagattttacttattcagagagacagagagagaggggcagagacacaggcagagggagaagcaggctccatacaggaagcccgatgcgggactcgatcacgagtttccgggatcacaccccatgccgcagacagtgctaaaccgctgtgccatcggggctgccctagttcttgtttttatttttttattttttaagattttatttatttattcatgatagagagagagaggcaggcagagagagaagcaggctccatgccaggagcccgacgtgggactcgatcctgggactccaggaccacaccctgggtcaaaggcaggcgctaaaccgctgagccacccagggatcccctagttcttttttttaatgaatgtttctTAACCCCCTTCCTGATAAAAGTCTCTGTCTAAAGATGATCATCATAAATGTTAGGatgatagtttttgttttttaaagattttatttatttgaaagaacatgagcaagggCGTTGGGCCCACAAGGGGGtgagctggggaggagagagcagactcctcactgagcaaggagcctaatgcagggctctatcctaggaccctgagatcatgacctgagccaaaggcagacactgagccactcaggcatcccagaataaTAGTTTTGTAAGTTTCTTTATAGTAGATGCTTTACACAAATgctgactttttttccctttgcaccTAAGGTGTAAGTGAGTTAGGGATGTCAGCGTGTGTGTCATGCACATTTCATGGATGAACAGGAAAGCCTCCATGGCTCCAGCCCCACTCCTTGCCATTTGCCATTGAAGCCATGGGAACTGTGCACCTGCCAGTTCCGGGTAAACACAGTATAGCCCTGCCATGTGGAGCTTTCCATGGTGGCCTGAAGGACAGGAACCCCTGGGGCCCTTTCTCTTTGAACCTGCTTTGCTGTTCATTTTTCCTAATCCTGTAGACTTACAATCAGCACATCACTACAAATTCtccattttaaatgtgaaaatagaataattagataaaataattcattttcataaaacattgttaatcttttttttccagctcaaTCACAACATAATTATATAGGATGTTCCTTAAGTAAACCCACAATTATCAATGTGTTTTTTACAGCCATTAAAATATACATGGCTCAGTTCTTGCTTCAAAAAACTGAGGCTCTCATTGTGCTGGAAAAACAAGATGCACAAAAAGATAACTGCATGTGCAAGATAACACCTGCACAAGGATTAGGTGTTAAAGCACTTTAGAAGTAGGGTTTAGAGACGGCACAAATGGACCCCCTCTGAGGCAGTTTGACAAGACCTCCCATAGAGGATGGTGTTTTCTGGGCATTAAAGATGGGAAGCAATTCAGTAAGCAGAAACCAGCATGGCAGGGCATCACAAACAGGGAACAGTGTGAACGAGGGGGaggagtgtgtgagagagacagttTGTAGACCATTCCATTGAAATTAAAGATGCACAAAGGACTGCTTCTGAGTAGGAACAGTAACTAGGTCCACAGGGAGAAAGGCCTCAATCTCCCAGGCTGAGAACGGTGGGCTGTTAGATCACAAGCAATGGTGAGCAACAGGAGACAGGATGGAAGTTTCACTTTAAGAAAATTGATCTAAGGAGAGTTTTCAGGATATGTGAAATAAGAAGAGCCTAGAAATTGAGACCAGTTTGGAAGCAATTTTTGAAATCCAAGTGTGGAATGATAGCCTAAACACAGCGGATGGCAGGGCAGACAGAAGCCGAGGCAAGGAGGGAGTTTGGGGCAGCTGGTGAGGACTCAGAGAAGAGTAGGAAACCAGAGAAACTAGAGCAGCCAGCAGCCTGGACACAGGAGGCTCCAGTGGGGTGGCTGGGGCGAGTGGGGGTACTTGACGGACCTCCAGGGTACAGACCCTTGAAGCTAAGGGGGTAGGCACTGCAGGACAAGACTCAGCTTATTAAAGATTAAGATATATTAAAGTTCACGAAACATGGTTGAAAGGAGAGAATTGGACAGGGGCTAGAGGGAACcagttaaataatattttttcctaagaagGAAAAGTCTGGCTCAAATtgggcagcagagcagggacaCTGGGAGGAGAGGACATAAAGGAAGCCCCTAAGGAGGAAGTGTGCATGGAGAGGCCTGTGGATGAGAGGAGGCCTTTGCCTGATACAGAATCAAAAAATAGTTGGGgcgtggtgggtgggggtggcacaGGGATGATGCGGGAGCCTCTCTAGCTTGCTTTAATGGACTTAAAGGTAGCAGGTTATCATTTATCAAAGTTGGGATGGGCCAAAGCCCACAACTGATGGCTGACAAGAATGGAGAAGATTTGGAATGGCCTAggaattttctaaattaaaaaacaaatggctCGATTGCCTGCAGCTAAGAGGTGGATGGAGTTCCTTTGCAAGTGTGCAGTGGAGCAAACAGCCTGGGAGGCATCCAACCTGGAGCTCAGAGGATGGGGAAGTACACCAGGGGTCTGTGgcctgctggggctggggtggggggggggctgctctCTATGGAGTTCCAGGGAGCCTTTCTGGTTAGAAGGTGTCTCTTCTGGAACGCACGGACCTGCTTTGCACCTTATTCCCTGTCGCCCTATGGCATGCCCTATCCTTGGTACCTGCAATGGCCATAAGCCGCTCTGACTGGCGTGAGGAGCACACACAGGTGATTGGTGTATCGTTCATATTGGTGCTTGTTAGCCCTGCCATAGGGGGACCATGCGGGATGGTGGAAGCTGAGACTCAGCTCACTGTCATGTTTTTTTGCAGTCCGAACCAGGTCGCAGAAAAGGTGGCCTCCAGAATCGCCGAGGGCTTCAGCGATACTGCTCTCATCATGGTGAGTCCCTTTTGGGTACCCACTGTCATGTTTTCTGTTGCATGGACAGAAAGGACAGCTGCTTAGCCTTCTCGCAGTAACATGGAGCTTTATCGCACGAGTGGTCTTCTCTGCAGACATTGCAACAGGCCGGTGCCACCCTCTGTGGTCTCCTCCTGGCTGCAGACTCCGCAGGCGCAGTATGAATGCCACTGCAGCCACAGCAAGTTCCCTGCCTCCACAGGGGGAGGCAGTCTCGCTCAGCGGTTCTCAAGGGGGGGGTCTCTATGCCAGCATCAGCACCACTTGGGAACTTgccagaaatgcagattctcagggcCCAGCAGGTGGCTTTAATAAGCTTCCAGATGATTCCGAGGCACACTCAAGTGTGAAAGCCACTGAATTAGCTGACAGCCCGAAGGGAAAGAAGTCAGGTGGACTGTCACGAAGATCAAAAGCCTTGTTACACAGGCTCAGTTCAGACAATTCTgacagggaaggaagaagtaatattCAGAAGCTCTGCTTTTATGTAAAAACCATAGTACTTGGCATTTATTGTACATTACACACAGTTAACCTTAGACCATATTTGAGGTGTGATTGCATGTGTCAGATTCATGGTGTCCATGTGCTGTGAGGTGGGTTTCCATCTGTGCCATGAGGAGGTACCTGAGGACTTGCAGAAATGTAGCTCTGTTCACGAGTGCATCCTTTGTCTTGTGCACAGGTAGACAACACTAAGTTTACGATGGACTGCGTGGTGCCTACAATCCATGTGTACGAACACCATGAAAACAGATGGCGGTGCAGGGACCCACACTAGTGAGTGCTGCATTCTCGGGGTGACCTGTGTACCTGTGTACGGAATGCTATGGGCTGTTCTCCAGGGCAGCGTAGAAACCTCATGCAGAAATCATGCATGTTCCCCGGCTCCTGAGAGAGCTCGAGTGTTACTTCTGGTTCTTCCAACCCCTGGAAGAACCTGTTTTGGTATGAACCAAAACAAATGCCTGTACCGCTCTCAGGCATTTGTTTTGGTTCATAATCACTTAGAAagcttccaccaccaccccctccagcTTCTTTAGATTTTTGTTTGGAGGGcgtctcttttatttcttaaccaTGCTTCATATTCTTTGTGCACATCTTTGGGTGTTTGAAACTTGTCTTGCTAGCATTCCTGATTGTCTTCCTTTATACCAGTGGGTATGTGGCCGGTTTTCTGTGTCCTCTGTTGGAAAACCACCTGTTTTTCGCTGAGAGGCTGATCTCTCCTATTTCACGTCATAGTGATTACTGTGAAGACTGGCCAGAGGCCCAGAGGATCTCAGCATCACTCCTGGACAGCCGGTCCTACGAAACACTTGTGGATTTCGACAACCACCTGGATGACATTCGGAATGACTGGACAAACCCAGAGATCAATAAAGCCGTTCTACATCTGTGCTAGGGAGGGGTTTTAGTGACTGGTCTTTGGGCATTTCCACTACACTGAAgaagaaagctatttttaaatgtaaataagatCCCTCCTAGCCTGTGTGGAAAGCCGACAGTTTTTGGAGGTGGCATATGCCCTGACAAAGGGCAGAATGTCCATCAGCCATCTTTTAATGCAGAGTCTCTAGAAGAGGTGCAGACTTTCCCATCTGACCGGCCCTGTGGAGTCCTGCCCAGTTGTATGTTGCTCTAATCCTCCAAATCAAAGCTGTTTCTGCTTGTCCGAGATCATTCCTATTAAAGAGTTTTAACTAACCTTTTATAATCTTCAGAGAATACTTTTTAAGGCTTATGAACtgcctataaaagaaaaaagcccagaTCTTATACTTGAGTGAGTGAGTGCGAGTTTTCCTCCTGTTGGGGTTTGTGTCGTCCAGTGCTGGGATCAGCGTGCACTCAGCGTTTTGCCCTCGGGAGGCTGTGGCCGCGAACAGTGCTGCCCCACACCGGTTGGGCTCATGTAGCTGCCGCAACGACACAGTGGGAATAATGCCACTGTTGCCTAAGAAACCTTCATCGTTAAGGGTAAAAACAGACGCCACTGGTAATGGGAACTTGGAGGAAAGCATGGTGTAATGCTTCTCAACCAGAAAGCTCGTAAACCTGCGGAATCAAAACTGGGAAAATGAACTGTATTAAGATGATCTTTAAGAGGCAAAAATCAGTCCCGATTCTTAACTCATTTCCCTGATTATCTAAATGGTTCTGTGTcctcaaaataattgttttcttttgtatttgaagcaacaaaagcaaaacaaaacttagaCTCCCCGAGTTTTGCAGAGCACTGTTTGTAATTTTTATAGTTGGAACATTGGGTCACACTTTTTAACACAATCACAGGAGATGATGGGGAGACTTTGTGGCACTGCTGCACTTTATTCTTTCCTATAGGAGTCATTCTCTTTGCCCTTTCTTCAAACAACACCTTCCCCTTAATTTTTGAAGACGGCATTACTTCGTGTGCGGACAAAGAAGGAGGGGTGACGGGTCGGCATGCTCCATCTTCCTCGTTCTCGCCTCACACGCCCGGCCCGTCACAGAACACAAGGAGCAATCTCATTCCGACTAGGTTTGTGTTGGTTTCACAAAGGGAGAAGGATCACCTCCAGCGTTCACCACAGAAAAATGCTCTTTTCCTGGGATTAAAGCGAGCGTGTACTACCTGCAGCTCAAGGTCAAGGGGAATTGGCAGAACTATTCAGAATGAAGGTGGGGCTAAGGCGAGTTTGGGAGGCATTTTAAAGACCGACTCTGGTTTTCCCTCATTTTCACCTCTCTGCAACTCTTGTATGTGTTTTCCCACCAGCTTCCCAGGACCGTTGTGCCACCCTCGGTCAGATTTCGGCCTGGAACCAGGTTCCCTTTCTGTGGCTGAGTCAGGCATACATTTTCAGAAGGAAGTATGTTCAATATTCCAAGAGGAagaatgtatctttaaaaaaatttccaaagtgcAGGTGCCAGCTTCTGTGTCCTTGTAGAAACAGCAGGAGCTTGTGCTGGGTCCCCCTTCCTCTTGCCTCGAAGGCTCGCTGTACAGTCTCTGGCCCACAGCCTCCCTGGCCCTGAGGACCAGCTTCGTGTTTCCCTCCTGGGGATAAAAGTGAGAACCTGCCAGGTAGCTGCACATTCATATTCCTACTCTGCCTTTCATAGAAAAGACTTAACTGGCACAAAGTATTTTTGTCTACTGAAAAGATCTTTGTCCATCATAGATGTTCCTGAATTATTCTAAGTTGAATCTGAAGGGAtcggagggcggggcggggggggcgggtaTGTGTAGAACTGCCACTCAGAGCCAGCCCCATGCTCAGAATCATTCTGGCCAACACTGTTGTCTCTTCCTTGGCACACATCCAGTAAGAAACGAGCAGGACAGATAAATTATTAACGGATAAAAATGTCATTCCTATTTCTAATCACAGTCACCTTTAACAACCAGGGACACTGAACTCAGGGAAAGTTGGCAGGAACTTCCCAAAGAAAAGCAGCATGCCTGCTAGGGGGAATACAGCCTTGCAAATTCTAATTAAATTAGGTTGATTTAGAATGGGAAACAACCTAAAAATCTTGAGCAATTTAAATTTACAAGTCTGTTTTCTGGGGATCTGATATTTTTAGGCCACCTTGGTTGTAAAAAGCCCTTGTGTAATTAGCTTTGGTTGAACAGCTTATTTCTCACATGTACTTGGAAAACCTATTGTTCCCACATATGGTAATTCCCAGCTAAGGAAACTATTTCTAAAACTGCCCCTTTTCTCTTCGTATCTGTCATAACACCGGTAGCTACTTCACGAGATCATGGTAGGCAGACACAAGAAAAGTAGCCATTGGCATCCATCTCCATATCCCATGGACATTTTAGCCATTTCAGTGAAGAGAGCAGAgtctacacttgatcttagccaaaacgCTGAGAAGTGATGAGAGCCGAGTCTAAAAGTAGACTTCCGTTTTACTAATTGACATTCCTTGAGGCTTTCCATCAACTCAGTGCCTCTTAAACATTGGACTTTTTCCTCCAATTCAGGAGAAGGCCTGGCACCAAATGTTGGTTTGTGTTCCCGGGCCAATGCACAGGCAGGCAGTGTAGTAATCTGACTTCACTTCCCATATGCTTCAGAATCCAAGGGATAACTCGAATATTTTTATCCTCATAATTCtgatttgtttcttcttaaaatgcCTAAGATATCTTTGAATAGGATGCAAAATCTGATCAGCTTTGCCATTTCTTAGAATAAATTGCTATTCTTCTAAGGatcctttctttccttaaggATTAACATTTGGGGTGGACATTTCCTTGCTGTGAtctgaagatttttctttagAATATGAGATCTCATCCAGCTTTAGAACTGCCAAGAATTCTGTTCTTGGTCTTTTGCTTTCAAAGCAGTGTGACAAGTGCCAGCAAAGCATCCACTTGAATTTGACTAGAGGAAACCTTTGGCCCAAACTTGTGTTGCCTCACAAAGAGAGTAACGCAGTGTATTTAAGTGGTGTCCAAACAAACATTCCAGATACCATTAATAAACCTA
The Vulpes lagopus strain Blue_001 chromosome 10, ASM1834538v1, whole genome shotgun sequence genome window above contains:
- the EMC8 gene encoding ER membrane protein complex subunit 8 isoform X1, which produces MPGVKLTTQAYCKMVLHGAKYPHCAVNGLLVAEKQKPRKEHLPLGGPGAHHTLFVDCIPLFHGTLALAPMLEVALTLIDSWCKDNSYVIAGYYQANERVKDASPNQVAEKVASRIAEGFSDTALIMTTLSLRWTAWCLQSMCTNTMKTDGGAGTHTMITVKTGQRPRGSQHHSWTAGPTKHLWISTTTWMTFGMTGQTQRSIKPFYICAREGF
- the EMC8 gene encoding ER membrane protein complex subunit 8 isoform X2, producing the protein MPGVKLTTQAYCKMVLHGAKYPHCAVNGLLVAEKQKPRKEHLPLGGPGAHHTLFVDCIPLFHGTLALAPMLEVALTLIDSWCKDNSYVIAGYYQANERVKDASPNQVAEKVASRIAEGFSDTALIMVDNTKFTMDCVVPTIHVYEHHENRWRCRDPHYDYCEDWPEAQRISASLLDSRSYETLVDFDNHLDDIRNDWTNPEINKAVLHLC